GCAACTGCGCTCGCAGCCGGGCACCCGGTTCAAGGACGAGACGGTCGATAACGACATTCGCGCGCTCTACCGTATGGGCTTCTTCGACAACGCCGAAGCCGACCTGTCGGAGCAAAACGGCCTGTGGGTGCTCACCTTCCGCGTGACGGAACGGCCACTGATCAAAGACCTCGTTTTCGAAGGGAATCGCAAGCTCAATCGCGAGGAGCTCGAAGGCGCGCTCAAAGTCCGGCCCAACACCATTCTCGATCCGGAGAAGGTGCGTGGCGGCATCGAAGAAGCCAAAAAGTTGTATGAGAAGAAGGGCTACCTCGACGCCAAGATCGATTACAGCACCACGCCGACAGGCGAACACCAGGTGACGCTGACCTACAAGATCAACGAGGGCAAGGTGGTGCGCATCCAGAAGATCGTGTGCGAGGGGTCGCGTGCCTTCAGCCAGCGCGAACTCAAGCGTGTCATGCAGACGAAAGAGGAGTGGTTTCTTTCCTTTGTGACCGGTGCTGGCAACCTGGATAACGAAGCCCTCAAGACCGATACCGAGCGCCTGACGGCCTTCTACTACGACCACGGCTACATCGACGTGAAAATCGATGAGCCGGTGGTACAACGTACGGCCAAAGGCCTCAATGTCACCATCAAGATCGACGAGGGCAATCAGTACAAGGTGGGCACCGTCGACGTGGGCGGAGACTTGCTGCCGGATATGCGGAAGGCGCGTGAGAAATTGAGCCTCAAGCCGGGTGAGATCTTCCGCACCAGCAAGCTCCGCGAAGACATCAACAGCTTGACCGAAGCCTATGGCGACCAAGGCTACGCCTTCGTCAACGTCACACCAGACACGGAGGTCGATCGGACCGATAAGACGGTGAACGTGACCTACAAGGCCAGCCGCGGTCCGGAGGTCTACATCGATAAGATCGACGTCAGCGGCAACACCAAGACGCGCGACAAGGTCGTCCGGCGCGAGGTGGAGCTCGGGGAGCAGGAGCGCTTTTCCGGGTCAAAATTGCGGCGTAGCCAGGAACGCCTGCGCCGCCTCGGCTTCTTCGAAGACGTCAACATTACGACGCGCAAGGCCGAAAGCGAGGACCGGCTCGACTTGCTGGTCGACGTGAAGGAAGCTTCGACCGGCGCCTTTTCGGCCGGTGCGGGCATCTCCTCTGGTGAGAACTACCTGTTCAACGTCCGGCTCTCCGAGATCAACCTCTTCGGCCGCGGACAGCGGCTGGTCCTCAATGCCGACTTTGGCGCCATCCGCCAAAACTTCAGCCTCGACTTCACCGAACCGTACTTTCTCGATACCGAGCTGACGGCGGGCCTCAGTCTGTTCAACTGGAAGTTGATCTTCGACCAGTTCACCCGCGGTGGCACTGGCGCCAGCGTGCGCACCCTGTATCCGTTCAGTGCCCTGGGCTGGGACGCGCTGGGGCCGCTGCCGTTGCAGGACACGCGCTTTGGCCTGGAGTACCGCATCGAAAACGCAGAGATCACTGGCGTCAGTCCGACGGCACCCACGCAGATTCGTACTGAACAAGGGAGCAGCCTCACTAGCGCCATCATTCCCCGCGTGTTCCGGGATACGCGCAATCACCCGTTTGATCCGACCTCTGGCTCATCGCAGGATCTGTCGGTGGAAATGGCCGGCCTCGGAGGCGAAAGCAAATTCATCAAGGCGGAAGCCCGCGGGCGTTGGTACTACCCGTTCTGGAAGAGTCCCACCTTGGGAACGTTCACGCTCTCGACCGGCGGGACTCTGGGCTACGGTTTGGGCTACGGTGCGGAGCGTGAGTTGCCGCTCTTCGAGCGCTACTTCCCGGGCGGCATCAATTCCGTTCGCGGGTTCCGTATTCTCTCGCTGGGGCCGCGAAACGCCGTGTGGGATAATTATGGCCGTTTGCAGACTACCGCCGCCGTCGGGGGCAGCCAGCAACTCATTTTCAACGAGGAAATGATCTTCCCGATCGTCGAAACGCTCGGCTTGAAAGGGGTGGTGTTTTTTGACGCCGGCAATGCCTTCTCGGCTGCGCAAGGCATTGATTTCGGCGGGATGCGGATGGCAACCGGCGGTGGGGTGCGCTGGTTGTCGCCCATCGGTCCTCTGCGGATCGAGTTCGGTTTCCCTCTCAATCCCCACGTGGGCGATGACAAACAGACCGTGATGTTTTCGTTCGGCGGTCCACCCTGATGGATGACAGGCGCATGGCATATGGTGCATTGCCTATCGCCCGAGAACCGTTCTCCTTGCCGCGACCAGCGTTAGGCGGTAAGCGATACGTGAAACCTGTAGGAGGCTATTGTTCATGAAGGCTGTTTGGTGGATCGTCGCAGGAGTGCTGGCCGCGAATGTCGCCCTGGCGCAGAGTACGCCGAAGATCGGCTATGTCGACTTGCAGCGTGCGCTCAACGAATCAGAGGCCGGCAAGAAGGCCAAAGAGGAGTTCAAGGTCCAAGTGGACAAGCTGCAAGCGCAGTTGAAAAAGCAGAAAGACGAGATCGAAAGCTTGAAGGATCAGCTCGACAAGAAGTCGCTGGTCATGAAGGAAGATGAGCGCGGCGGACTCGAGGAAGAGTACCGCAAGAAGCTTCGCGACTTCGAGCGCAACTACAAAGATTCGCAGGCCGACCTCCAGAAGAAGGATAACGAGCTGACCGGCGTCATCATCCGGGAGCTCCAGGAGATCATCCGCGCATACGGCGAGCGCGAGAACTACACGGTCATCCTTGAGACCAGTAGCAACGCGATGCTGTACGGGGCCAAGAGCGCCGACCTGACCGACGCCATCATGCAACAGTACAACAGCGCGCATCCCGGTAAGAAGAAAAAGGAAAAATGAGCGCGAACGCCTTGTTCGTGAGGACCGCGTATGACTGTCAACCAGCGGGTGTTCGATTACCACGAGATTGCGTCGCTGTTGCCGCATCGATTCCCGTTCCAGTTCGTCGATCGGGTGCTCGAGTTTGAAGACGGCCGGCGGATCGTGGCGTTGAAGAACGTTTCCATCAACGAGCCGTTTTTCCGCGGGCATTTCCCCGAGCAACCGTTGATGCCGGGAGTGCTCATCTGCGAGGCGCTGGCGCAAGCGGGAGCGCTGCTGGCGCACCGGTCCCATGACGGAGTGCAGGAGGGGCGCGTCGTGGTGCTGGCCGGTCTCGACCGGGTTCGCTTCCGGCGCCCGGTGGTGCCGGGCGATCAACTGCACTTGGAGGTGGTGCTGCTCAAGCGCCATCGGCCGCTGTGGAAAATGCGCGGCGTAGCCCGCGTCGATGGAGAGACGGTAGCGGAGGCGGACCTTTCGGCCATGGAAGTCGAAAGGACACGCCAGCCGTGAGCCCTCCGCGCATCCATCCGACCGCCATCGTCGCGGCGGGTGCGCAACTCGACATCGACGTCCAGGTTGATGCCTACGCCATCATCGGTCCCAAGGTGCGCATCGGACGCGGCACCACCGTCGGGGCGCACACCGTCATTGACGGTCGCACGACCATCGGCTGCGAGAACCGTATCTTTCACCATGTTTCGATCGGCGCCGTCCCGCAGGACCTCAAGTACCGCGGCGAGGACAGCGAACTGATCATCGGCGACCACAACCTCATTCGCGAGTTTGCCACGCTGCATGTCGGCACCAGCGGTGGTGGCATGGTCACTCGCGTCGGCGACCATAATTTGTTGATGAATTACAGCCACACCGCCCATGATTGCCACATCGGCAGCCACAATGTCGTCGCCAACGGCGCACAGTTTGCGGGGCACGTGGTCGTGGAGGACTACGTCATCGTCGGCGCACTGGTGGGGATCCATCAATTTGTAAAGATCGGCGAATCGGCTATCCTGGGTGCCGGTGCCATGGTGACGCAGGATGTTCCGCCGTTTTGCAATGCCACGGGCGACCGGGCGCGGCTGCACGGGCTCAACCTCGTGGGTCTCAAGCGCCGCGGGTTCAGCCCCGAACTGGTGTGTGACATCAAACGGGCGTATCGCATCGTCTTCAAATCCGGCCTCAAGGTTGCCGAGGCGGTGGCCACGGCGCGCCAGGAGATTCCGGCATCACGTGAGGTGGATCGGCTCCTCTCGTTCGTTCAGGCGTCGGAACGGGGAGTGTGCCGGTAGAAGACGTCGCCCATCGCTTATGGCTTATCGTGCGGAGACAGGGCGATACGCGATATGCGACATGCGATCAGCGGCGAAGCCTCAGACATGCAACGCGTTGGACTCATTGCCGGGAACGGCCGCTTCCCGCTGATATTCGCCCGCAGCGCTCGGGCGCAAGGCTTCGAGGTGATTGCCGTCGCGCACCACGGGGAGACGCTGCCCGAGCTGGCCGAGCTGGTTCACGCGATTACGTGGGTGAACGTCGGCGAGTTGGGACGTATCATCCACACCTTACAGCTGGCGGGTGTGGAGCGTGCGGTGATGGCCGGCGGGATCCGTAAAGCGGCGCTGCTCGAACACTTCGCTCCCGACGAGCGCGCGCTGAGCTTTCTCGCCCGTCTGGTGCACTTGGGCGACGATGCCCTCCTCCGTGGGGTGGCAGCGGAATTGGAGGCCGAAGGCATCGAGGTCGCTCCGTCGACGCTGTTTCTCGAAGCCTTGTTGGCGCCGTCCGGAACATTGACACAGCACGGTCCGAGCGAAACGCAGTGGCGCGACGTTCGCCATGGCATCGAGGTGGCGCGGGCGATCGGCCGCTGGGACATCGGCCAAAGCGTCATCATCAAGTCCGGCATGGTACTGGCCGTGGAGGCCATCGAAGGCACCGACGCGACCATTCGGCGGGGAGGGAGCCCCGGCGCCGTCGTGGTCAAGGTGAGCAAACCACAACAGGATCTTCGCTTTGATGTTCCCGCCGTGGGTCCGGAAACGGTGCGCGTGTGCATCGCGGCCGGCATCGCCGTGCTTGCGGTCGAGACCGGGAGGACGCTGCTTCTGGAAAAGGAAGAACTGCTGCGTCAAGCGGACGCGAACGGCTTGAGCATCGTAGGCGTGGTGATCGGCGCTGCGCCGGCGGAGCCGCAATGACCACACCGCTGCGGGCCGCCGTCGTTGGCGTCGGGCACCTTGGGGTGTTCCATGCCGAAAAATACGCCAGCATGCCTGACGTCGATTTGGTTGCCGTCGTCGATGCCGATGCGGACCGTGCGCGGGCCGTGGCCGCCCGCTGTCGGACGGAAGGGCTGACGGATTACCGCCAGCTGTTCGGCCGCGTCGACTGTGTCAGCCTGGCGGTGCCATCGCCGCTGCACTTCCCGCTGGCGCTTGACCTCCTGACGCACGGTGTCGACGTGCTGGTGGAGAAACCAATGACGACTACGGTGGCGGAGGGCCGCGCGCTAGTCGACTCGGCCGAGCAGCGCCAGCGGATCTTGCAGGTCGGGCATTTGGAACGCTTCAATCCCGCCATTCGCGCGCTGGCTGGCGTGGTCACCCAGCCCCGCTTCATCGAATGTCATCGCCTGGCGCCATTCGTCGAGCGCGGCACCGATGTCGATGTGATCTTGGATCTCATGATCCACGACCTCGACGTCATCCTGAGCCTGGTGTGTGCCGACGTGCAATCGGTGGAGGCGGTCGGGG
This window of the Candidatus Binatia bacterium genome carries:
- the bamA gene encoding outer membrane protein assembly factor BamA, coding for MRTLPVVMGLGFLLRLVAVAAAQQGVEPESVRPQGPRIDRVVVTGNQRVEEEAIRVQLRSQPGTRFKDETVDNDIRALYRMGFFDNAEADLSEQNGLWVLTFRVTERPLIKDLVFEGNRKLNREELEGALKVRPNTILDPEKVRGGIEEAKKLYEKKGYLDAKIDYSTTPTGEHQVTLTYKINEGKVVRIQKIVCEGSRAFSQRELKRVMQTKEEWFLSFVTGAGNLDNEALKTDTERLTAFYYDHGYIDVKIDEPVVQRTAKGLNVTIKIDEGNQYKVGTVDVGGDLLPDMRKAREKLSLKPGEIFRTSKLREDINSLTEAYGDQGYAFVNVTPDTEVDRTDKTVNVTYKASRGPEVYIDKIDVSGNTKTRDKVVRREVELGEQERFSGSKLRRSQERLRRLGFFEDVNITTRKAESEDRLDLLVDVKEASTGAFSAGAGISSGENYLFNVRLSEINLFGRGQRLVLNADFGAIRQNFSLDFTEPYFLDTELTAGLSLFNWKLIFDQFTRGGTGASVRTLYPFSALGWDALGPLPLQDTRFGLEYRIENAEITGVSPTAPTQIRTEQGSSLTSAIIPRVFRDTRNHPFDPTSGSSQDLSVEMAGLGGESKFIKAEARGRWYYPFWKSPTLGTFTLSTGGTLGYGLGYGAERELPLFERYFPGGINSVRGFRILSLGPRNAVWDNYGRLQTTAAVGGSQQLIFNEEMIFPIVETLGLKGVVFFDAGNAFSAAQGIDFGGMRMATGGGVRWLSPIGPLRIEFGFPLNPHVGDDKQTVMFSFGGPP
- a CDS encoding OmpH family outer membrane protein, translated to MKAVWWIVAGVLAANVALAQSTPKIGYVDLQRALNESEAGKKAKEEFKVQVDKLQAQLKKQKDEIESLKDQLDKKSLVMKEDERGGLEEEYRKKLRDFERNYKDSQADLQKKDNELTGVIIRELQEIIRAYGERENYTVILETSSNAMLYGAKSADLTDAIMQQYNSAHPGKKKKEK
- the fabZ gene encoding 3-hydroxyacyl-ACP dehydratase FabZ, which produces MTVNQRVFDYHEIASLLPHRFPFQFVDRVLEFEDGRRIVALKNVSINEPFFRGHFPEQPLMPGVLICEALAQAGALLAHRSHDGVQEGRVVVLAGLDRVRFRRPVVPGDQLHLEVVLLKRHRPLWKMRGVARVDGETVAEADLSAMEVERTRQP
- the lpxA gene encoding acyl-ACP--UDP-N-acetylglucosamine O-acyltransferase yields the protein MSPPRIHPTAIVAAGAQLDIDVQVDAYAIIGPKVRIGRGTTVGAHTVIDGRTTIGCENRIFHHVSIGAVPQDLKYRGEDSELIIGDHNLIREFATLHVGTSGGGMVTRVGDHNLLMNYSHTAHDCHIGSHNVVANGAQFAGHVVVEDYVIVGALVGIHQFVKIGESAILGAGAMVTQDVPPFCNATGDRARLHGLNLVGLKRRGFSPELVCDIKRAYRIVFKSGLKVAEAVATARQEIPASREVDRLLSFVQASERGVCR
- the lpxI gene encoding UDP-2,3-diacylglucosamine diphosphatase LpxI (LpxI, functionally equivalent to LpxH, replaces it in LPS biosynthesis in a minority of bacteria.), producing MQRVGLIAGNGRFPLIFARSARAQGFEVIAVAHHGETLPELAELVHAITWVNVGELGRIIHTLQLAGVERAVMAGGIRKAALLEHFAPDERALSFLARLVHLGDDALLRGVAAELEAEGIEVAPSTLFLEALLAPSGTLTQHGPSETQWRDVRHGIEVARAIGRWDIGQSVIIKSGMVLAVEAIEGTDATIRRGGSPGAVVVKVSKPQQDLRFDVPAVGPETVRVCIAAGIAVLAVETGRTLLLEKEELLRQADANGLSIVGVVIGAAPAEPQ
- a CDS encoding Gfo/Idh/MocA family oxidoreductase yields the protein MTTPLRAAVVGVGHLGVFHAEKYASMPDVDLVAVVDADADRARAVAARCRTEGLTDYRQLFGRVDCVSLAVPSPLHFPLALDLLTHGVDVLVEKPMTTTVAEGRALVDSAEQRQRILQVGHLERFNPAIRALAGVVTQPRFIECHRLAPFVERGTDVDVILDLMIHDLDVILSLVCADVQSVEAVGVPVLSESVDIANARLRFTSGCIANITASRVALKRERKIRIFQADTYVSVDYGEKHVRVCRRVIANGAPSITVEEHALGEGDALFDEIEHFVHAVRTRQRPLVDGRTALRALEVAERIRVSLETA